The following proteins are encoded in a genomic region of Helicobacter macacae MIT 99-5501:
- the rpsB gene encoding 30S ribosomal protein S2 produces MVTMKDLLECGVHFGHQTRRWNPKMKPFIFGVRKNIHIIDLQKTLRYFRYTYNIVREAASQGKVIMFVGTKRQASEAIKEVAEQVNVPYVNYRWLGGMLTNFSTIKRSVRKLEIIEEMESSGQIDLLTKKEKLMLLRKKDKLTQYLGGVRHLKKAPDMLFVIDVVKEKIAVAEARRLGIPVVAPLDTNCDPDKVDYPIPGNDDAIRSIQLFCKEMSEAIIEGREMNSEALQEGDFAQSSEYVPASEKEKQEVLQEAMQESMSEKSSSQADEASEANKKPRTPRAPRAPRAPKSTPKESPKSRKGGEDE; encoded by the coding sequence ATGGTAACGATGAAAGATTTGCTTGAATGCGGTGTGCATTTCGGGCATCAGACAAGGCGATGGAATCCAAAGATGAAGCCATTTATCTTTGGTGTGCGAAAAAATATCCACATTATTGACTTACAAAAGACTTTACGATACTTTCGATACACTTACAATATCGTGCGAGAGGCAGCCTCACAAGGCAAAGTGATAATGTTTGTAGGGACGAAGCGACAAGCAAGCGAAGCTATCAAAGAAGTAGCCGAGCAAGTCAATGTCCCCTATGTGAATTATCGCTGGCTAGGCGGAATGCTAACAAACTTTAGCACGATAAAACGCTCCGTCCGCAAGCTAGAAATCATCGAAGAAATGGAATCTAGCGGGCAAATCGACTTGCTAACCAAAAAAGAAAAACTTATGCTACTTCGCAAAAAAGACAAACTTACCCAATATTTGGGCGGTGTGCGACACCTAAAAAAAGCCCCTGATATGCTTTTTGTCATCGATGTCGTAAAAGAAAAAATCGCCGTAGCAGAAGCACGCAGACTTGGCATACCCGTAGTCGCCCCGCTTGATACCAACTGCGACCCCGACAAAGTAGACTATCCTATCCCGGGAAATGATGATGCGATTCGCTCTATTCAGCTATTTTGCAAAGAGATGAGTGAAGCTATCATTGAGGGGAGAGAGATGAACTCTGAAGCACTGCAAGAGGGAGACTTCGCCCAATCAAGCGAATATGTGCCCGCAAGCGAGAAAGAAAAACAAGAAGTCTTGCAAGAGGCTATGCAAGAATCTATGAGTGAAAAAAGCTCCAGCCAAGCAGATGAAGCAAGCGAAGCTAACAAAAAGCCTAGAACCCCTAGAGCTCCACGCGCTCCTAGAGCACCAAAAAGCACTCCAAAGGAAAGCCCAAAATCACGAAAAGGTGGCGAAGATGAGTGA
- a CDS encoding DUF4279 domain-containing protein has product MQKRSYFMLGIELYMEDFLPLDIYGELGLRPSECKIPQKEAITLSYKDWRASLERYKNDDSNGIEPQAQHKADEAKEAKIDEAKKIKGFYKIRSKSFEFHSFRKECDRFVARLEKKKKSLLAIKQKHNAFIVLRIYAFINKKDFIRHDSIWLNLSASTSRFCASVNARILTQIKVL; this is encoded by the coding sequence ATGCAAAAGCGGTCGTATTTTATGCTTGGGATTGAGCTATATATGGAGGACTTTTTGCCATTAGATATTTATGGCGAGCTAGGACTTCGCCCTAGCGAGTGCAAGATTCCACAAAAAGAAGCCATAACCCTATCCTATAAGGATTGGAGGGCAAGCCTAGAGCGTTACAAAAACGATGATTCTAATGGTATTGAGCCACAAGCCCAGCACAAAGCAGATGAGGCAAAAGAAGCAAAAATCGATGAAGCAAAAAAAATAAAGGGATTTTACAAAATCCGCTCAAAATCTTTTGAGTTTCATTCTTTTCGCAAAGAGTGCGATAGATTTGTCGCAAGGCTAGAAAAAAAGAAAAAATCCCTCCTAGCGATTAAGCAAAAGCATAACGCCTTTATCGTGCTTAGAATCTATGCTTTTATCAACAAAAAAGACTTCATAAGGCACGATTCTATATGGCTAAATCTATCTGCAAGCACAAGCCGATTTTGCGCTAGTGTAAATGCGAGAATCCTCACACAAATAAAGGTGCTATGA
- a CDS encoding queuosine precursor transporter: MSVKTPQNPNPKSKSDTESTHKINPEIRSKTNSKIHLENQQKIQPKNHWKGTKMPPKVVLVSSLLLSAIIITANYTVQFKIGSTPLTFGALTYPFSFLLLDVLSEKYGKQEVVKVLFLGLLIAFYPSYFASTPQIALASIIAFCVSQPLDVVIFYTLKTYAPRHWWLRNGGSTLSAQFIDTIVFFCVAFWAVQSVGESLQMALADYCIKAMVSLANTPIFYLLAIRARRIWRNIT; encoded by the coding sequence ATGAGCGTAAAAACCCCGCAAAACCCTAACCCAAAATCCAAAAGCGACACAGAATCAACGCATAAAATAAACCCTGAAATTCGCTCCAAAACAAACTCCAAAATCCACCTAGAAAATCAGCAAAAAATCCAGCCAAAAAATCATTGGAAAGGGACAAAAATGCCACCAAAAGTGGTGCTTGTAAGCTCGCTACTTTTAAGCGCGATTATCATCACAGCAAACTACACCGTGCAGTTCAAAATAGGCTCTACGCCGCTTACTTTTGGTGCGCTTACTTATCCTTTTAGCTTCTTGCTACTAGATGTTTTGAGTGAAAAATACGGCAAACAAGAGGTGGTAAAAGTGCTTTTTTTGGGGCTTTTGATTGCTTTTTATCCCTCTTATTTTGCCTCTACCCCACAAATCGCCCTTGCTTCTATCATTGCCTTTTGCGTATCCCAGCCGCTTGATGTAGTGATTTTTTATACGCTAAAGACTTACGCGCCAAGACATTGGTGGCTTAGAAATGGTGGCTCGACATTGAGTGCGCAATTTATCGATACGATAGTGTTTTTTTGCGTGGCATTTTGGGCGGTGCAATCTGTGGGCGAGTCTTTGCAAATGGCTTTGGCAGACTATTGTATAAAAGCAATGGTAAGCCTTGCAAACACGCCGATTTTTTACTTGCTTGCGATTCGGGCAAGGCGGATTTGGCGCAATATCACTTAA